From the genome of Candidatus Neomarinimicrobiota bacterium, one region includes:
- a CDS encoding ATP-binding protein — protein sequence MILRTLSKIILNDAATMPVVTIMGPRQSGKTTLVKHVFPDHQYINLEDPEWRQIMDQDPKGILADPEGRWIIDEVQRLPELLSVIQVMVDQRKIAGQFILTGSQNILLKSSVSQSLAGRTAIRYLLPLSYSELKSGLPVNTSSSQHIQKGFYPAVHTLKTPAHDWLSWYVQTYIERDVQSLILNHNWQKFNTFLRLCAGRVGQLINSSSLANETGVDYKTIQSWLDILELSFITYRLYPHHVNFNKRIIKTPKLYFYDPGLLSYLLGLHKANDIRYYYQYGQLFENLVMSEIQKQRFHNGLMDSISFWRSRSGIEIDVLLGDGHQQKAFEIKSTATYKDSLSKNLRKWEAFNHNLDSPLTLIYDGELQEMIKRIQILNWRNISLTQS from the coding sequence ATGATTCTTCGAACACTATCAAAAATTATCTTAAACGATGCCGCAACCATGCCCGTTGTTACCATTATGGGACCCAGGCAATCAGGTAAGACAACCCTGGTCAAACATGTTTTTCCCGATCATCAATATATTAATCTGGAAGATCCTGAATGGCGCCAAATCATGGATCAGGATCCCAAAGGGATTCTGGCGGATCCGGAAGGGCGCTGGATTATCGATGAAGTCCAGCGTTTGCCAGAGCTTCTTTCTGTGATACAAGTCATGGTTGATCAACGGAAAATTGCCGGTCAATTCATCCTGACTGGATCACAAAATATTCTTCTAAAATCGTCAGTATCTCAAAGTCTGGCTGGTAGAACCGCTATTCGTTATTTATTGCCACTGAGCTATTCCGAGCTTAAGTCAGGCCTCCCTGTGAATACATCAAGTTCTCAGCATATTCAAAAAGGATTTTATCCGGCGGTACATACTCTGAAGACACCCGCTCATGATTGGTTAAGTTGGTATGTGCAAACCTATATAGAACGGGATGTCCAATCCCTGATCCTGAATCATAATTGGCAAAAATTTAATACATTTTTACGACTGTGTGCCGGAAGAGTGGGACAGTTAATCAATAGCTCAAGTCTGGCAAATGAAACGGGGGTTGATTATAAAACGATTCAAAGCTGGCTTGATATTCTGGAACTTTCCTTTATTACCTATCGCCTATATCCACATCACGTAAATTTTAATAAGCGGATTATCAAAACACCTAAACTATACTTTTACGATCCAGGATTATTGAGCTATTTACTGGGGCTTCATAAAGCTAATGACATCAGATATTATTATCAGTATGGACAATTATTTGAAAATCTGGTGATGAGTGAAATCCAAAAACAACGCTTTCATAATGGGCTCATGGACTCAATTAGCTTTTGGCGTTCGCGCTCAGGCATCGAGATTGATGTCTTGCTTGGTGATGGGCATCAACAAAAGGCTTTCGAAATAAAATCAACGGCAACTTACAAAGACTCCCTAAGCAAAAATCTTAGAAAGTGGGAAGCGTTTAACCACAATCTAGACTCACCACTGACTTTAATCTATGATGGTGAACTCCAGGAAATGATCAAAAGAATCCAAATTCTAAACTGGCGCAATATCAGTCTAACCCAAAGCTGA